In Zea mays cultivar B73 chromosome 7, Zm-B73-REFERENCE-NAM-5.0, whole genome shotgun sequence, the following proteins share a genomic window:
- the LOC103634414 gene encoding uncharacterized protein isoform X1, with protein sequence MGEYAAVKTSVWWDIENCHVPRSCEAHLIAQNMSSALAAAGYTGPITISAYGDTNCVPNHVQHALSSTGIALNHVPAGIKDASDKKILVDMLIWAIDNPPPANYLLISGDRDFSNALHKLVMRRYNILLAQPPNVSQVLTAAAKHVWLWKDLVAGEPPLAESPYISSIANGSVDHSNTSNNMGSDSSDAPHNSTQGQNSIPGDQQKGGNSKADKQYKVKQPRKNQSDNVSKPTRTDEASVDGVSDSSKGSTATEPNQSQSSSSSLPSSDLHDGGGAQVDELNTQKNQPSSQSKKPKKSTLSHQKSAPHDFYHGKKPGVSVESSSKNGAPDVTSNGRPKYQKPQSSHQPRQQNPVNHRPHGGSGNFQSSNSHRSNSCPAPAGHNGIPTAPLQFWPSGPPYHGPPINYPDMSRLNISEYPRGIHNNQGLHANYHPNHPGYNDYSYRPPTQPNMPSNMQNIGHWGANPGCSQPSSDPQGLVRYILGALEVLKTEKIPPTEQYIADCIWYGHGDANMPNFDVKKALQVAMQHQAVVKKKLGKMSFFLGKDENLWKCVNIMDDNAKYPKETLDAVHAFMSSAPGYSEIKSSQSRLAAVVV encoded by the exons ATGGGGGAGTACGCGGCGGTGAAGACCTCGGTGTGGTGGGACATCGAGAACTGCCATGTCCCCCGCTCGTGCGAGGCCCACCTCATCGCCCAGAACATGAGCTCGGCCCTCGCCGCCGCCGGCTACACCGGCCCCATCACCATCTCCGCCTACGGAGACACCAACTGCGTTCCCAACCACGTCCAGCACGCTCTCTCGAGCACCGGCATCGCGCTCAACCACGTCCCCGCAG GTATCAAAGATGCAAGCGATAAGAAGATCTTAGTTGACATGTTAATCTGGGCTATTGACAACCCTCCACCGGCAAATTATTTGCTAATATCTGGTGATCGGGACTTCTCGAATGCCCTTCATAAGCTAGTGATGAGACGGTACAATATTCTACTAGCACAACCTCCAAATGTGTCTCAAGTGCTTACTGCTGCAGCAAAACATGTTTGGCTATGGAAAGACCTTGTGGCTGGGGAACCACCATTGGCAGAGTCCCCATACATAAGTAGTATAGCAAATGGCAGTGTGGATCATTCGAATACATCGAACAACATGGGTTCAGATTCTTCAGACGCACCCCATAACAGTACTCAAGGGCAGAATAGCATTCCGGGTGATCAGCAAAAAGGTGGTAACAGCAAGGCAGATAAACAATATAAAGTTAAGCAACCTCGGAAAAACCAGTCAGACAATGTATCTAAGCCAACAAGGACCGATGAAGCTTCAGTTGATGGAGTATCTGATAGTTCTAAAGGAAGCACTGCTACCGAGCCAAATCAATCCCAGTCTTCATCATCCTCATTACCAAGTTCTGATTTGCATGATGGGGGTGGAGCACAGGTGGATGAGCTGAATACACAAAAAAACCAGCCATCTTCCCAGTCCAAAAAGCCGAAAAAATCTACTCTTTCCCATCAAAAGAGTGCTCCTCACGACTTTTACCATGGTAAGAAGCCTGGTGTGTCAGTTGAGTCTTCATCTAAAAATGGTGCTCCCGATGTGACTAGCAATGGTCGTCCAAAGTATCAGAAACCCCAATCCTCTCATCAACCAAGACAGCAGAACCCAGTGAACCATCGTCCTCATGGTGGATCTGGCAATTTTCAATCATCAAACTCACATAGAAGCAACTCATGTCCAGCACCAGCTGGGCATAATGGTATTCCTACTGCACCGTTGCAATTCTGGCCAAGCGGGCCACCTTATCATGGACCACCAATCAATTATCCTGATATGAGTCGGTTGAATATTTCTGAATATCCTAGGGGTATTCATAATAACCAAGGTTTGCATGCCAACTACCATCCAAACCATCCTGGTTACAATGATTATAGCTACAGACCTCCAACTCAACCTAACATGCCTAGCAACATGCAAAATATTGGACACTGGGGAGCCAACCCGGGATGTTCACAGCCATCTTCGGACCCTCAAGGTCTTGTAAGATATATCTTAGGTGCTTTGGAAGTTTTGAAGACTGAGAAGATTCCTCCAACAGAGCAATATATAGCAGATTGTATATGGTATGGACATGGTGATGCTAATATGCCAAATTTTGATGTTAAGAAGGCACTTCAAGTTGCCATGCAGCATCAAGCTGTTGTCAAGAAAAAGTTAGGGAAAATGTCATTCTTTCTGGGAAAAGATGAAAATCTCTGGAAATGTGTTAATATAATGGATGATAACGCAAAATACCCAAAAGAAACTCTAGATGCTGTTCATGCTTTCATGTCTTCTGCTCCAGGCTATTCTGAGATAAAGAGTTCTCAATCTAG GTTGGCAGCCGTTGTCGTTTAA
- the LOC103634414 gene encoding uncharacterized protein LOC103634414 — protein sequence MGEYAAVKTSVWWDIENCHVPRSCEAHLIAQNMSSALAAAGYTGPITISAYGDTNCVPNHVQHALSSTGIALNHVPAGIKDASDKKILVDMLIWAIDNPPPANYLLISGDRDFSNALHKLVMRRYNILLAQPPNVSQVLTAAAKHVWLWKDLVAGEPPLAESPYISSIANGSVDHSNTSNNMGSDSSDAPHNSTQGQNSIPGDQQKGGNSKADKQYKVKQPRKNQSDNVSKPTRTDEASVDGVSDSSKGSTATEPNQSQSSSSSLPSSDLHDGGGAQVDELNTQKNQPSSQSKKPKKSTLSHQKSAPHDFYHGKKPGVSVESSSKNGAPDVTSNGRPKYQKPQSSHQPRQQNPVNHRPHGGSGNFQSSNSHRSNSCPAPAGHNGIPTAPLQFWPSGPPYHGPPINYPDMSRLNISEYPRGIHNNQGLHANYHPNHPGYNDYSYRPPTQPNMPSNMQNIGHWGANPGCSQPSSDPQGLVRYILGALEVLKTEKIPPTEQYIADCIWYGHGDANMPNFDVKKALQVAMQHQAVVKKKLGKMSFFLGKDENLWKCVNIMDDNAKYPKETLDAVHAFMSSAPGYSEIKSSQSRYQAATMLKKTCLKHLSLAEVLQVLNIIINTKKWFVPHSSGWQPLSFNIIVADATTATGGKA from the exons ATGGGGGAGTACGCGGCGGTGAAGACCTCGGTGTGGTGGGACATCGAGAACTGCCATGTCCCCCGCTCGTGCGAGGCCCACCTCATCGCCCAGAACATGAGCTCGGCCCTCGCCGCCGCCGGCTACACCGGCCCCATCACCATCTCCGCCTACGGAGACACCAACTGCGTTCCCAACCACGTCCAGCACGCTCTCTCGAGCACCGGCATCGCGCTCAACCACGTCCCCGCAG GTATCAAAGATGCAAGCGATAAGAAGATCTTAGTTGACATGTTAATCTGGGCTATTGACAACCCTCCACCGGCAAATTATTTGCTAATATCTGGTGATCGGGACTTCTCGAATGCCCTTCATAAGCTAGTGATGAGACGGTACAATATTCTACTAGCACAACCTCCAAATGTGTCTCAAGTGCTTACTGCTGCAGCAAAACATGTTTGGCTATGGAAAGACCTTGTGGCTGGGGAACCACCATTGGCAGAGTCCCCATACATAAGTAGTATAGCAAATGGCAGTGTGGATCATTCGAATACATCGAACAACATGGGTTCAGATTCTTCAGACGCACCCCATAACAGTACTCAAGGGCAGAATAGCATTCCGGGTGATCAGCAAAAAGGTGGTAACAGCAAGGCAGATAAACAATATAAAGTTAAGCAACCTCGGAAAAACCAGTCAGACAATGTATCTAAGCCAACAAGGACCGATGAAGCTTCAGTTGATGGAGTATCTGATAGTTCTAAAGGAAGCACTGCTACCGAGCCAAATCAATCCCAGTCTTCATCATCCTCATTACCAAGTTCTGATTTGCATGATGGGGGTGGAGCACAGGTGGATGAGCTGAATACACAAAAAAACCAGCCATCTTCCCAGTCCAAAAAGCCGAAAAAATCTACTCTTTCCCATCAAAAGAGTGCTCCTCACGACTTTTACCATGGTAAGAAGCCTGGTGTGTCAGTTGAGTCTTCATCTAAAAATGGTGCTCCCGATGTGACTAGCAATGGTCGTCCAAAGTATCAGAAACCCCAATCCTCTCATCAACCAAGACAGCAGAACCCAGTGAACCATCGTCCTCATGGTGGATCTGGCAATTTTCAATCATCAAACTCACATAGAAGCAACTCATGTCCAGCACCAGCTGGGCATAATGGTATTCCTACTGCACCGTTGCAATTCTGGCCAAGCGGGCCACCTTATCATGGACCACCAATCAATTATCCTGATATGAGTCGGTTGAATATTTCTGAATATCCTAGGGGTATTCATAATAACCAAGGTTTGCATGCCAACTACCATCCAAACCATCCTGGTTACAATGATTATAGCTACAGACCTCCAACTCAACCTAACATGCCTAGCAACATGCAAAATATTGGACACTGGGGAGCCAACCCGGGATGTTCACAGCCATCTTCGGACCCTCAAGGTCTTGTAAGATATATCTTAGGTGCTTTGGAAGTTTTGAAGACTGAGAAGATTCCTCCAACAGAGCAATATATAGCAGATTGTATATGGTATGGACATGGTGATGCTAATATGCCAAATTTTGATGTTAAGAAGGCACTTCAAGTTGCCATGCAGCATCAAGCTGTTGTCAAGAAAAAGTTAGGGAAAATGTCATTCTTTCTGGGAAAAGATGAAAATCTCTGGAAATGTGTTAATATAATGGATGATAACGCAAAATACCCAAAAGAAACTCTAGATGCTGTTCATGCTTTCATGTCTTCTGCTCCAGGCTATTCTGAGATAAAGAGTTCTCAATCTAG GTATCAAGCTGCTACTATGTTGAAGAAAACATGCCTGAAGCATCTTTCCCTTGCTGAAGTCCTTCAGGTTCTGAATATCATAATTAACACAAAAAAGTGGTTTGTGCCTCATTCTTCAGGTTGGCAGCCGTTGTCGTTTAACATAATAGTGGCTGATGCTACTACTGCCACTGGTGGAAAGGCTTAG